The Spirosoma sp. SC4-14 DNA window AGCAGCTATCAAATCATCTGTTGTCTGTTTTTCAAAAAAGATAGCTGTTGCTTTTGAGGGATTATCTTTTACGGGAATTTGTGTTGCCAACACCCCTCCCGTACCATAAGCAATAACGGGTCGACCGGCCGCATTGGCTTCTAAAGGAGTGATACCATAATCCTCATGTTGCGGAAAAATGAATGCCCGGCAATTGGAATACACATCGGCTAATTCCTGAGCGGATAAGCCACTCATAAACAGTACATTACTTTTAGCTCGTGCCTTAATTTCATCGGCCTGAAGCCCCTTACCTACAATTACTAACGGATAACCTAATTCATTAAAAGCGTCTATAACCAAATCTACTTTTTTGTAATACTCCAATCTGGAAACCACCAGAAAATAGTCCTTAGGCTTATCTGTCACATAGAAATTATTAACATTTACCGGAGGGTTAATAATCTGTATATCTTTTTTTAAGTGATACGACGTCTTTAATCGTTCTTTTGTTTCTTCCGTCATCGCTACAAAGAAATCAGGCCGTTGAGCAGCCTTAAAATCTATTATACGTAGCCTCTTCACAACGAAATCGAAAAGTTTACGGCGCAAGCCAGTCGAATTAGCGTATTGAGCATAGGAAGTAGGATCCCAGGCCAGTCGAAAAGGTGTAAAGCTATAACTAATAACCAGAGCATCTGGATTCAGCTTTACGTACTTTGCACAATGTGTACCCGACATGAGTACAACATCATACTCCGTTAAATCATGTGATTGCATCGCCCATACACCAAATGGAAAAAAAAGCTTTTTCATGGTATCGTCCGTTTTTGCAATGTATTGCAACCACGTTGTATGTATATCACAAGTCTGAAACTCTGGAAACGTCAATCCAGGCTGATAACACTGAGTATAAATTGGTGCGTCTGGAAATGCTTTATGGAAACAAAGAGCAACTTGTTCACCACCGGCTCTACACATTAGCCCATCCTGCACTAAAGCGATTTTCATGATAATTTTTGCTGAGATAAACAGCAACAAAATTAAGGAAGCCTCCTTATAAACATTAAAGGGTTCGCAATTGCGAACCCTTTAATGTTTATTTTTTTATGACACGGCTACTAATCTGCTTTCGTTCAGTTGTTAGAACAGGCATATAGATGCCGGATGACTGGTTCTCAGCTTTCCATTCTAAAGTATGTCTACCAGCCTCTTGCTGGCTACTTTCTAATAAGCGTTCAATAACCTGCCCTTTAGCATCAATGACATACAGATTGATTTTTCCTGATTCTGGAAGTACAAAATCAATTGTCGTTGACCGATCAAATGGATTCGGATAAGCCGTTAGTTGTAAATCAGTTGTCGACTCTGTTCGAATATGAGCAACAAAAACAGCGCCAGCCTTTGCCTGAAATCCTGGCAAAAGTTCAACAGATCGCCCGGCCCGGTATTCAACATTACTTTTAGGAGAAACAATACTAACCGCTTCTATTTTCTCAATAGCCTTTTCAACATACACCTGATTAGGTTCGTAGTTGATCTTGATATAACGCTGTTTATCAACTTCCTGAGCAAAAGAAGTAATAGCAAGCATACAGATAAAGATACTCAGTAAATAGCGCATATTAGTTTCGGTTTGAGCGTCGTAAAGCCTTAATCTGCTTCTCCATCTGTTCACTTTTACGTTTCAGCGTTTCATTTTCTTTTTTCAGCTGAATCATATATAACGTCAGCTCTTCTACCTTTTCAAGCAATTTTGCCTCCATTTTACCGACGTCAACTCCTTCTTTTACTACCTGTTCAGCAGATGGCACTCCCGGTAGGTGTTGGTTTTGTTTTACATATGTCTCAACCTCAGACAAGCTCTTCAGTTTATAACCAGATTCAAAAACTTTGTCTGACCAATCATCTGTTGTTTTAACAGCAACCTTAACTTTCTCCGTCAAAATACCATCAGCAACATATAACCGGTAACCTACTGGCGTCTGTTGAATACCCG harbors:
- a CDS encoding glycosyltransferase — encoded protein: MKIALVQDGLMCRAGGEQVALCFHKAFPDAPIYTQCYQPGLTFPEFQTCDIHTTWLQYIAKTDDTMKKLFFPFGVWAMQSHDLTEYDVVLMSGTHCAKYVKLNPDALVISYSFTPFRLAWDPTSYAQYANSTGLRRKLFDFVVKRLRIIDFKAAQRPDFFVAMTEETKERLKTSYHLKKDIQIINPPVNVNNFYVTDKPKDYFLVVSRLEYYKKVDLVIDAFNELGYPLVIVGKGLQADEIKARAKSNVLFMSGLSAQELADVYSNCRAFIFPQHEDYGITPLEANAAGRPVIAYGTGGVLATQIPVKDNPSKATAIFFEKQTTDDLIAAVKRFEAIEDQFDSAFIRIHAQSFDEAKFIESIREFVIEKYTQHRKAEALTIK
- a CDS encoding T9SS type A sorting domain-containing protein is translated as MRYLLSIFICMLAITSFAQEVDKQRYIKINYEPNQVYVEKAIEKIEAVSIVSPKSNVEYRAGRSVELLPGFQAKAGAVFVAHIRTESTTDLQLTAYPNPFDRSTTIDFVLPESGKINLYVIDAKGQVIERLLESSQQEAGRHTLEWKAENQSSGIYMPVLTTERKQISSRVIKK